A region of Lycium barbarum isolate Lr01 chromosome 1, ASM1917538v2, whole genome shotgun sequence DNA encodes the following proteins:
- the LOC132621584 gene encoding uncharacterized protein LOC132621584, with the protein MDWCSWLSKTSLEHSLVHEYALTFAHNELVQDDIVYFNHEFLQSMGINIAKHRQEILKLAKKEKKSRSSRNHILGLIVAIKQAKKLLPERLNMWTCRQGSISNFAVAPLRNYSTRWKAAMLKRNTKLATAKQETPRVVHNEGMLKRLKGMQCFKT; encoded by the coding sequence ATGGACTGGTGTTCATGGCTCTCCAAAACTAGCCTGGAGCATTCTCTTGTTCATGAATATGCCCTTACTTTTGCACACAATGAACTTGTACAAGACGACATAGTTTATTTCAACCACGAATTTCTGCAGAGCATGGGCATAAATATAGCCAAGCATAGGCAAGAAATACTTAAGCTTgcaaagaaggagaagaagagtaGAAGTTCAAGAAATCACATTTTAGGGTTAATAGTAGCCATCAAGCAAGCAAAGAAGCTACTTCCTGAGCGCCTGAATATGTGGACATGTCGACAAGGTTCAATTAGTAATTTTGCCGTTGCGCCGTTGAGAAATTACAGTACAAGATGGAAGGCAGCTATGTTGAAGAGGAACACTAAGTTGGCCACTGCTAAACAAGAAACTCCAAGAGTTGTGCACAATGAAGGAATGTTGAAGAGATTAAAGGGTATGCAATGTTTCAAGACTTGA